From Camelus bactrianus isolate YW-2024 breed Bactrian camel chromosome 16, ASM4877302v1, whole genome shotgun sequence, the proteins below share one genomic window:
- the FBF1 gene encoding fas-binding factor 1 isoform X6 — protein sequence MKDLDEMDADLLGLKKSNLASDKRSAKGSEKEEQPSNLKPAGMLTANEKGDAIPTKKLPLSPTSFGHHRKFSFEDLEDPLAGLLSDDEEGISKKPPGMESKTALEKSAAPVRDQGPSLPLTPGDTPVRKKELLFDDEDDIMATLGFGDRPRAERRPTGDQAAPLPARSKLDELLGRGTAAKLLAHPGSGERREFKLDKKYQRPQDKEETWDDEDFTFRAYQPTVGPEGRQSRRQSVSRFLEGSTDPKGEPGSRQSSPAASSPIQPRRGGADWLGLKDDISDPLPPSPAREAQRGPPPVSQLSAPGCHSGPARLPSFSGAKPPTEGAGSPAKASQASQPGPSEEKEEEDWLSHTLSRKKSQGLAREERTAAPKGQNSVGVVGQPPTGSLPAASPQGLKPAATAGPSETGAPKPPARSATSGSRVTRNQAALALHAGDSKRGTAPGDHSGTEPAICFLNSQEPPELSVPVQSLLPESLAQSLLPGTQYQMQLLAAQAQLQGGTAELQADLLQSQARLAELEAQVRKLELERAQHKLLLESLQQRHQADLELIESAHRSRVEVLEASYQQREERLRRENEELSAQYLSRCREAEQARTELTAQHQRRLAAATQEKDQEMERLRELQRASILEMRKDHEEQLQRLKLLKDREIDAVTSATSHTRSLNGIIEQMEKFSSSLHELSSRVEASHLSTTQEWELGIRQRDEQLRVLQERLGRQQRDMEEERNRLQEVIGKMEARLSEQSRLLEQERWRVSAEQSKAESVQRTLEEQRKVMVQQITMEREELERAKSALLEEQQSVMHKCGEERRRLAAEWAEFFTQQKLSKERAEREAERALKVDTQREGTLISLAKEQAELKIRASELRAKEDQLVAEREALERERQELRLEKDRVSAAAQRIRLRAEEVESMSQVASEKYEEGQRALREARQVQSEQQARLQLVQQQQERLRQQEQHVNQEHLSLAQQRLQLDHVRQDLLSGPVALLSRAQGLAPSGLSAVVAPAPTTPRCSQPLAGLGPSHLHAKLVLLKHTAAQDHDFLENEQFFLETLKKASDNMASHSA from the exons ATGAAG gatctagatgaaatggatgcTGATCTCTTAGGTCTGAAGAAGTCTAATCTAGCCTCAGACAAAAGGTCTGCCAAGGgttctgagaaagaagagcagCCTAGTAATCTTAAACCTGCTGGTATGTTAACGGCCAATGAGAAAG GAGACGCCATTCCCACCAAGAAGCTACCTCTCTCTCCCACCAGCTTTGGGCATCACAGGAAGTTCTCCTTTGAAG ACTTGGAAGACCCATTGGCAGGACTTCTCTCCGATGACGAGGAAGGAATCTCCAAGAAGCCACCAGGGATGGAGAGCAAAACAGCTTTGGAAAAGAGCGCAGCCCCGGTCAGAGATCAAG GTCCCTCTCTGCCTCTAACTCCTGGGGACACCCCAGTCCGAAAGAAAGAACTGCTCTTTGACGATGAGGATGACATCATGGCCACCCTGGGGTTTGGAGACCGCCCCCGAGCAGAGAGGAGGCCAACGGGAGACCA GGCAGCGCCCCTCCCCGCTCGCTCCAAGCTGGATGAGCTGCTGGGTCGGGGCACTGCCGCCAAACTCCTGGCCCACCCGGGCAGCGGGGAGCGCAGGGAGTTCAAGCTGGACAAGAAGTACCAGAGGCCACAGG ACAAAGAAGAAACCTGGGATGACGAGGACTTCACCTTCAGAGCCTATCAGCCCACTGTGGGCCCCGAGGGCCGGCAGTCCCGCCGGCAGTCGGTCAG TAGGTTCTTAGAAGGCAGCACAGACCCCAAGGGAGAACCGGGCTCCAGACAGAGCAGCCCAGCGGCGTCCAGCCCCATCCAGCCCAGGAGGGGAGGCGCCGATTGGCTGGGCCTCAAGGACGACATCTCGgacccactccctccctccccagccagggAGGCTCAGAGGGGACCCCCTCCCGTGAGCCAGCTTTCTGCCCCAGGCTGCCACTCAGGCCCGGCCAGGCTGCCTTCCTTCTCGGGGGCAAAGCCACCAACCGAGGGTGCAGGTTCCCCTGCCAAAGCCAGCCAGGCTTCCCAGCCAGGACCAtctgaggaaaaggaggaggaggactggcTGAGCCATACCCTGTCTCGGAAGAAGTCCCAAGGTCTGGCCAGAGAGGAGCGCACTGCGGCCCCTAAGGGCCAGAACTCCGTGGGGGTAGTGGGCCAGCCGCCTACTGGCAG CCTGCCTGCCGCCAGCCCGCAAGGGCTCAAGCCAGCAGCGACCGCAGGGCCCTCAGAAACAGGAGCACCAAAGCCGCCTGCCAGGTCTGCCACCTCAGG GTCCCGCGTAACTAGGAACCAGGCCGCCTTGGCCCTCCATGCAGGTGACTCAAAGAGGGGAACAGCCCCTGGAGACCACTCTGGCACCG AGCCTGCGATTTGTTTCCTGAACTCCCAGGAGCCCCCAGAGCTTTCTGTGCCTGTCCAG TCCCTGCTCCCGGAGTCCCTGGCCCAGAGCCTGCTGCCAGGCACACAATACCAGATGCAGCTCCTGGCGGCACAGGCACAGCTTCAGGGCGGCACCGCCGAGCTCCAGGCTGACCTTCTGCAGAGTCAGGCCCGGCTGGCAGAGCTGGAGGCCCag GTGCGGAAGCTGGAGCTGGAGCGGGCCCAGCACAAGCTGCTGCTGGAGAGTTTGCAGCAGCGGCACCAGGCTGACCTGGAGCTCATCGAGAGTGCTCACAG AAGCCGCGTCGAAGTGCTAGAAGCATCGTACCAGCAAAGGGAAGAGAGGCTGCGGAGAGAGAACGAGGAGCTGTCCGCCCAGTACCTGTCGCGCTGCCGGGAAGCCGAGCAGGCCCGCACCGAGCTCACTGCCCAGCACCAGCGGCGCTTGGCCGCTGCCACGCAGGAGAAGGACCAGGAGATGGAGCGGCTCCGGGAACTGCAGCG GGCCTCCATCCTGGAGATGCGCAAGGACCATGAGGAGCAGCTGCAGCGGCTGAAACTACTAAAGGACCGGGAGATTGATGCCGTCACCAGCGCCACCTCCCACACGCG GTCCCTGAATGGCATCATTGAGCAGATGGAGAAGTTCTCCAGCAGCCTGCACGAGCTGTCCTCCCGCGTGGAGGCCTCACACCTCAGCACCACCCAGGAGTGGGAGCTGGGGATCCGGCAGCGGGACGAGCAGCTCCGAG TGCTGCAGGAGAGGCTGGGCCGGCAGCAGCGGGACATGGAGGAAGAGCGGAACCGGCTCCAGGAGGTCATCGGGAAGATGGAGGCACGCCTGAGTGAGCAGAGCCGGCTGCTGGAGCAG GAACGCTGGCGGGTGAGTGCAGAGCAGTCTAAGGCAGAGTCCGTGCAGCGCACTCtagaggagcagaggaaggtcATGGTCCAGCAGATCACCATGGAGCGGGAGGAGCTGGAGAGAGCCAAG AGTGCCTTGCTGGAGGAGCAGCAGTCCGTCATGCACAAGTGTGGGGAGGAGCGGCGGCGCCTGGCGGCCGAGTGGGCCGAGTTCTTTACACAGCAGAAGTTGAGTAAGGAGCGGGCGGAGCGAGAGGCAGAGCGGGCGCTGAAGGTGGACACCCAGCGGGAGGGCACCCTCATCAGCCTGGCCAAG GAGCAGGCAGAGCTGAAGATCAGGGCAAGTGAGCTCCGGGCCAAGGAGGATCAGCTGGTGGCCGAGAGGGAGGCTCTGGAGCGGGAGCGGCAGGAGCTGCGGCTGGAGAAGGATAGGGTCAGTGCCGCCGCCCAGCGCATCAGGCTGCGTGCTGAGGAGGTGGAGAGCATGAGCCAG GTGGCCTCAGAGAAGTACGAGGAGGGGCAGCGGGCACTGCGCGAGGCCCGGCAGGTGCAGTCAGAGCAGCAGGCCCGGCTGCAGCtggtgcagcagcagcaggagaggcTCCGGCAGCAAGAGCAGCACGTGAATCAG GAGCACCTGAGCCTGGCCCAGCAGCGGCTGCAGCTGGATCATGTCCGACAGGACCTGCTCTCTGGCCCTGTGGCGCTGCTCtccagggcccagggcctggcaccctCTGGCCTGAGTG CCGTCGTGGCTCCTGCTCCCACCACGCCTCGGTGCAGCCAGCCGCTGGCCGGCCTGGGCCCCTCGCACCTCCACGCCAAGCTGGTGCTACTGAAACACACAGCTGCGCAG
- the FBF1 gene encoding fas-binding factor 1 isoform X7 — protein sequence MALARGQAWQELMLRVAAGFGHLRCRPAGSAPGHEGDAIPTKKLPLSPTSFGHHRKFSFEDLEDPLAGLLSDDEEGISKKPPGMESKTALEKSAAPVRDQGPSLPLTPGDTPVRKKELLFDDEDDIMATLGFGDRPRAERRPTGDQAAPLPARSKLDELLGRGTAAKLLAHPGSGERREFKLDKKYQRPQDKEETWDDEDFTFRAYQPTVGPEGRQSRRQSVSRFLEGSTDPKGEPGSRQSSPAASSPIQPRRGGADWLGLKDDISDPLPPSPAREAQRGPPPVSQLSAPGCHSGPARLPSFSGAKPPTEGAGSPAKASQASQPGPSEEKEEEDWLSHTLSRKKSQGLAREERTAAPKGQNSVGVVGQPPTGSLPAASPQGLKPAATAGPSETGAPKPPARSATSGSRVTRNQAALALHAGDSKRGTAPGDHSGTEPAICFLNSQEPPELSVPVQSLLPESLAQSLLPGTQYQMQLLAAQAQLQGGTAELQADLLQSQARLAELEAQVRKLELERAQHKLLLESLQQRHQADLELIESAHRSRVEVLEASYQQREERLRRENEELSAQYLSRCREAEQARTELTAQHQRRLAAATQEKDQEMERLRELQRASILEMRKDHEEQLQRLKLLKDREIDAVTSATSHTRSLNGIIEQMEKFSSSLHELSSRVEASHLSTTQEWELGIRQRDEQLRVLQERLGRQQRDMEEERNRLQEVIGKMEARLSEQSRLLEQERWRVSAEQSKAESVQRTLEEQRKVMVQQITMEREELERAKSALLEEQQSVMHKCGEERRRLAAEWAEFFTQQKLSKERAEREAERALKVDTQREGTLISLAKEQAELKIRASELRAKEDQLVAEREALERERQELRLEKDRVSAAAQRIRLRAEEVESMSQVASEKYEEGQRALREARQVQSEQQARLQLVQQQQERLRQQEQHVNQEHLSLAQQRLQLDHVRQDLLSGPVALLSRAQGLAPSGLSAVVAPAPTTPRCSQPLAGLGPSHLHAKLVLLKHTAAQDHDFLENEQFFLETLKKASDNMASHSA from the exons ATGGCTTTAGCACGAGGGCAGGCCTGGCAGGAGCTGATGCTGAG GGTGGCTGCAGGTTTCGGACATCTCAGATGCAGACCCGCAGGCTCTGCTCCAGGCCATGAAG GAGACGCCATTCCCACCAAGAAGCTACCTCTCTCTCCCACCAGCTTTGGGCATCACAGGAAGTTCTCCTTTGAAG ACTTGGAAGACCCATTGGCAGGACTTCTCTCCGATGACGAGGAAGGAATCTCCAAGAAGCCACCAGGGATGGAGAGCAAAACAGCTTTGGAAAAGAGCGCAGCCCCGGTCAGAGATCAAG GTCCCTCTCTGCCTCTAACTCCTGGGGACACCCCAGTCCGAAAGAAAGAACTGCTCTTTGACGATGAGGATGACATCATGGCCACCCTGGGGTTTGGAGACCGCCCCCGAGCAGAGAGGAGGCCAACGGGAGACCA GGCAGCGCCCCTCCCCGCTCGCTCCAAGCTGGATGAGCTGCTGGGTCGGGGCACTGCCGCCAAACTCCTGGCCCACCCGGGCAGCGGGGAGCGCAGGGAGTTCAAGCTGGACAAGAAGTACCAGAGGCCACAGG ACAAAGAAGAAACCTGGGATGACGAGGACTTCACCTTCAGAGCCTATCAGCCCACTGTGGGCCCCGAGGGCCGGCAGTCCCGCCGGCAGTCGGTCAG TAGGTTCTTAGAAGGCAGCACAGACCCCAAGGGAGAACCGGGCTCCAGACAGAGCAGCCCAGCGGCGTCCAGCCCCATCCAGCCCAGGAGGGGAGGCGCCGATTGGCTGGGCCTCAAGGACGACATCTCGgacccactccctccctccccagccagggAGGCTCAGAGGGGACCCCCTCCCGTGAGCCAGCTTTCTGCCCCAGGCTGCCACTCAGGCCCGGCCAGGCTGCCTTCCTTCTCGGGGGCAAAGCCACCAACCGAGGGTGCAGGTTCCCCTGCCAAAGCCAGCCAGGCTTCCCAGCCAGGACCAtctgaggaaaaggaggaggaggactggcTGAGCCATACCCTGTCTCGGAAGAAGTCCCAAGGTCTGGCCAGAGAGGAGCGCACTGCGGCCCCTAAGGGCCAGAACTCCGTGGGGGTAGTGGGCCAGCCGCCTACTGGCAG CCTGCCTGCCGCCAGCCCGCAAGGGCTCAAGCCAGCAGCGACCGCAGGGCCCTCAGAAACAGGAGCACCAAAGCCGCCTGCCAGGTCTGCCACCTCAGG GTCCCGCGTAACTAGGAACCAGGCCGCCTTGGCCCTCCATGCAGGTGACTCAAAGAGGGGAACAGCCCCTGGAGACCACTCTGGCACCG AGCCTGCGATTTGTTTCCTGAACTCCCAGGAGCCCCCAGAGCTTTCTGTGCCTGTCCAG TCCCTGCTCCCGGAGTCCCTGGCCCAGAGCCTGCTGCCAGGCACACAATACCAGATGCAGCTCCTGGCGGCACAGGCACAGCTTCAGGGCGGCACCGCCGAGCTCCAGGCTGACCTTCTGCAGAGTCAGGCCCGGCTGGCAGAGCTGGAGGCCCag GTGCGGAAGCTGGAGCTGGAGCGGGCCCAGCACAAGCTGCTGCTGGAGAGTTTGCAGCAGCGGCACCAGGCTGACCTGGAGCTCATCGAGAGTGCTCACAG AAGCCGCGTCGAAGTGCTAGAAGCATCGTACCAGCAAAGGGAAGAGAGGCTGCGGAGAGAGAACGAGGAGCTGTCCGCCCAGTACCTGTCGCGCTGCCGGGAAGCCGAGCAGGCCCGCACCGAGCTCACTGCCCAGCACCAGCGGCGCTTGGCCGCTGCCACGCAGGAGAAGGACCAGGAGATGGAGCGGCTCCGGGAACTGCAGCG GGCCTCCATCCTGGAGATGCGCAAGGACCATGAGGAGCAGCTGCAGCGGCTGAAACTACTAAAGGACCGGGAGATTGATGCCGTCACCAGCGCCACCTCCCACACGCG GTCCCTGAATGGCATCATTGAGCAGATGGAGAAGTTCTCCAGCAGCCTGCACGAGCTGTCCTCCCGCGTGGAGGCCTCACACCTCAGCACCACCCAGGAGTGGGAGCTGGGGATCCGGCAGCGGGACGAGCAGCTCCGAG TGCTGCAGGAGAGGCTGGGCCGGCAGCAGCGGGACATGGAGGAAGAGCGGAACCGGCTCCAGGAGGTCATCGGGAAGATGGAGGCACGCCTGAGTGAGCAGAGCCGGCTGCTGGAGCAG GAACGCTGGCGGGTGAGTGCAGAGCAGTCTAAGGCAGAGTCCGTGCAGCGCACTCtagaggagcagaggaaggtcATGGTCCAGCAGATCACCATGGAGCGGGAGGAGCTGGAGAGAGCCAAG AGTGCCTTGCTGGAGGAGCAGCAGTCCGTCATGCACAAGTGTGGGGAGGAGCGGCGGCGCCTGGCGGCCGAGTGGGCCGAGTTCTTTACACAGCAGAAGTTGAGTAAGGAGCGGGCGGAGCGAGAGGCAGAGCGGGCGCTGAAGGTGGACACCCAGCGGGAGGGCACCCTCATCAGCCTGGCCAAG GAGCAGGCAGAGCTGAAGATCAGGGCAAGTGAGCTCCGGGCCAAGGAGGATCAGCTGGTGGCCGAGAGGGAGGCTCTGGAGCGGGAGCGGCAGGAGCTGCGGCTGGAGAAGGATAGGGTCAGTGCCGCCGCCCAGCGCATCAGGCTGCGTGCTGAGGAGGTGGAGAGCATGAGCCAG GTGGCCTCAGAGAAGTACGAGGAGGGGCAGCGGGCACTGCGCGAGGCCCGGCAGGTGCAGTCAGAGCAGCAGGCCCGGCTGCAGCtggtgcagcagcagcaggagaggcTCCGGCAGCAAGAGCAGCACGTGAATCAG GAGCACCTGAGCCTGGCCCAGCAGCGGCTGCAGCTGGATCATGTCCGACAGGACCTGCTCTCTGGCCCTGTGGCGCTGCTCtccagggcccagggcctggcaccctCTGGCCTGAGTG CCGTCGTGGCTCCTGCTCCCACCACGCCTCGGTGCAGCCAGCCGCTGGCCGGCCTGGGCCCCTCGCACCTCCACGCCAAGCTGGTGCTACTGAAACACACAGCTGCGCAG
- the FBF1 gene encoding fas-binding factor 1 isoform X1 produces the protein MAPKTKKGLKGSIDDVLGDLLGDETTPEKPVKLTSRARDTSAVAQALPPSRARTKSLLEDDGFSTRAGLAGADAEVSDISDADPQALLQAMKDLDEMDADLLGLKKSNLASDKRSAKGSEKEEQPSNLKPAGMLTANEKGDAIPTKKLPLSPTSFGHHRKFSFEDLEDPLAGLLSDDEEGISKKPPGMESKTALEKSAAPVRDQGPSLPLTPGDTPVRKKELLFDDEDDIMATLGFGDRPRAERRPTGDQAAPLPARSKLDELLGRGTAAKLLAHPGSGERREFKLDKKYQRPQDKEETWDDEDFTFRAYQPTVGPEGRQSRRQSVSRFLEGSTDPKGEPGSRQSSPAASSPIQPRRGGADWLGLKDDISDPLPPSPAREAQRGPPPVSQLSAPGCHSGPARLPSFSGAKPPTEGAGSPAKASQASQPGPSEEKEEEDWLSHTLSRKKSQGLAREERTAAPKGQNSVGVVGQPPTGSLPAASPQGLKPAATAGPSETGAPKPPARSATSGSRVTRNQAALALHAGDSKRGTAPGDHSGTEPAICFLNSQEPPELSVPVQSLLPESLAQSLLPGTQYQMQLLAAQAQLQGGTAELQADLLQSQARLAELEAQVRKLELERAQHKLLLESLQQRHQADLELIESAHRSRVEVLEASYQQREERLRRENEELSAQYLSRCREAEQARTELTAQHQRRLAAATQEKDQEMERLRELQRASILEMRKDHEEQLQRLKLLKDREIDAVTSATSHTRSLNGIIEQMEKFSSSLHELSSRVEASHLSTTQEWELGIRQRDEQLRVLQERLGRQQRDMEEERNRLQEVIGKMEARLSEQSRLLEQERWRVSAEQSKAESVQRTLEEQRKVMVQQITMEREELERAKSALLEEQQSVMHKCGEERRRLAAEWAEFFTQQKLSKERAEREAERALKVDTQREGTLISLAKEQAELKIRASELRAKEDQLVAEREALERERQELRLEKDRVSAAAQRIRLRAEEVESMSQVASEKYEEGQRALREARQVQSEQQARLQLVQQQQERLRQQEQHVNQEHLSLAQQRLQLDHVRQDLLSGPVALLSRAQGLAPSGLSAVVAPAPTTPRCSQPLAGLGPSHLHAKLVLLKHTAAQDHDFLENEQFFLETLKKASDNMASHSA, from the exons ATG GCACCAAAAACCAAGAAGGGATTGAAAG gctCCATTGATGATGTCCTTGGTGACCTCCTGGGGGATGAGA caaCACCTGAGAAGCCTGTTAAACTAACTTCACGTGCCAGAGACACCTCGGCTGTCGCTCAGGCCCTCCCTCCTTCGAGGGCGAGGACAAA GTCCCTCCTGGAAGACGATGGCTTTAGCACGAGGGCAGGCCTGGCAGGAGCTGATGCTGAG GTTTCGGACATCTCAGATGCAGACCCGCAGGCTCTGCTCCAGGCCATGAAG gatctagatgaaatggatgcTGATCTCTTAGGTCTGAAGAAGTCTAATCTAGCCTCAGACAAAAGGTCTGCCAAGGgttctgagaaagaagagcagCCTAGTAATCTTAAACCTGCTGGTATGTTAACGGCCAATGAGAAAG GAGACGCCATTCCCACCAAGAAGCTACCTCTCTCTCCCACCAGCTTTGGGCATCACAGGAAGTTCTCCTTTGAAG ACTTGGAAGACCCATTGGCAGGACTTCTCTCCGATGACGAGGAAGGAATCTCCAAGAAGCCACCAGGGATGGAGAGCAAAACAGCTTTGGAAAAGAGCGCAGCCCCGGTCAGAGATCAAG GTCCCTCTCTGCCTCTAACTCCTGGGGACACCCCAGTCCGAAAGAAAGAACTGCTCTTTGACGATGAGGATGACATCATGGCCACCCTGGGGTTTGGAGACCGCCCCCGAGCAGAGAGGAGGCCAACGGGAGACCA GGCAGCGCCCCTCCCCGCTCGCTCCAAGCTGGATGAGCTGCTGGGTCGGGGCACTGCCGCCAAACTCCTGGCCCACCCGGGCAGCGGGGAGCGCAGGGAGTTCAAGCTGGACAAGAAGTACCAGAGGCCACAGG ACAAAGAAGAAACCTGGGATGACGAGGACTTCACCTTCAGAGCCTATCAGCCCACTGTGGGCCCCGAGGGCCGGCAGTCCCGCCGGCAGTCGGTCAG TAGGTTCTTAGAAGGCAGCACAGACCCCAAGGGAGAACCGGGCTCCAGACAGAGCAGCCCAGCGGCGTCCAGCCCCATCCAGCCCAGGAGGGGAGGCGCCGATTGGCTGGGCCTCAAGGACGACATCTCGgacccactccctccctccccagccagggAGGCTCAGAGGGGACCCCCTCCCGTGAGCCAGCTTTCTGCCCCAGGCTGCCACTCAGGCCCGGCCAGGCTGCCTTCCTTCTCGGGGGCAAAGCCACCAACCGAGGGTGCAGGTTCCCCTGCCAAAGCCAGCCAGGCTTCCCAGCCAGGACCAtctgaggaaaaggaggaggaggactggcTGAGCCATACCCTGTCTCGGAAGAAGTCCCAAGGTCTGGCCAGAGAGGAGCGCACTGCGGCCCCTAAGGGCCAGAACTCCGTGGGGGTAGTGGGCCAGCCGCCTACTGGCAG CCTGCCTGCCGCCAGCCCGCAAGGGCTCAAGCCAGCAGCGACCGCAGGGCCCTCAGAAACAGGAGCACCAAAGCCGCCTGCCAGGTCTGCCACCTCAGG GTCCCGCGTAACTAGGAACCAGGCCGCCTTGGCCCTCCATGCAGGTGACTCAAAGAGGGGAACAGCCCCTGGAGACCACTCTGGCACCG AGCCTGCGATTTGTTTCCTGAACTCCCAGGAGCCCCCAGAGCTTTCTGTGCCTGTCCAG TCCCTGCTCCCGGAGTCCCTGGCCCAGAGCCTGCTGCCAGGCACACAATACCAGATGCAGCTCCTGGCGGCACAGGCACAGCTTCAGGGCGGCACCGCCGAGCTCCAGGCTGACCTTCTGCAGAGTCAGGCCCGGCTGGCAGAGCTGGAGGCCCag GTGCGGAAGCTGGAGCTGGAGCGGGCCCAGCACAAGCTGCTGCTGGAGAGTTTGCAGCAGCGGCACCAGGCTGACCTGGAGCTCATCGAGAGTGCTCACAG AAGCCGCGTCGAAGTGCTAGAAGCATCGTACCAGCAAAGGGAAGAGAGGCTGCGGAGAGAGAACGAGGAGCTGTCCGCCCAGTACCTGTCGCGCTGCCGGGAAGCCGAGCAGGCCCGCACCGAGCTCACTGCCCAGCACCAGCGGCGCTTGGCCGCTGCCACGCAGGAGAAGGACCAGGAGATGGAGCGGCTCCGGGAACTGCAGCG GGCCTCCATCCTGGAGATGCGCAAGGACCATGAGGAGCAGCTGCAGCGGCTGAAACTACTAAAGGACCGGGAGATTGATGCCGTCACCAGCGCCACCTCCCACACGCG GTCCCTGAATGGCATCATTGAGCAGATGGAGAAGTTCTCCAGCAGCCTGCACGAGCTGTCCTCCCGCGTGGAGGCCTCACACCTCAGCACCACCCAGGAGTGGGAGCTGGGGATCCGGCAGCGGGACGAGCAGCTCCGAG TGCTGCAGGAGAGGCTGGGCCGGCAGCAGCGGGACATGGAGGAAGAGCGGAACCGGCTCCAGGAGGTCATCGGGAAGATGGAGGCACGCCTGAGTGAGCAGAGCCGGCTGCTGGAGCAG GAACGCTGGCGGGTGAGTGCAGAGCAGTCTAAGGCAGAGTCCGTGCAGCGCACTCtagaggagcagaggaaggtcATGGTCCAGCAGATCACCATGGAGCGGGAGGAGCTGGAGAGAGCCAAG AGTGCCTTGCTGGAGGAGCAGCAGTCCGTCATGCACAAGTGTGGGGAGGAGCGGCGGCGCCTGGCGGCCGAGTGGGCCGAGTTCTTTACACAGCAGAAGTTGAGTAAGGAGCGGGCGGAGCGAGAGGCAGAGCGGGCGCTGAAGGTGGACACCCAGCGGGAGGGCACCCTCATCAGCCTGGCCAAG GAGCAGGCAGAGCTGAAGATCAGGGCAAGTGAGCTCCGGGCCAAGGAGGATCAGCTGGTGGCCGAGAGGGAGGCTCTGGAGCGGGAGCGGCAGGAGCTGCGGCTGGAGAAGGATAGGGTCAGTGCCGCCGCCCAGCGCATCAGGCTGCGTGCTGAGGAGGTGGAGAGCATGAGCCAG GTGGCCTCAGAGAAGTACGAGGAGGGGCAGCGGGCACTGCGCGAGGCCCGGCAGGTGCAGTCAGAGCAGCAGGCCCGGCTGCAGCtggtgcagcagcagcaggagaggcTCCGGCAGCAAGAGCAGCACGTGAATCAG GAGCACCTGAGCCTGGCCCAGCAGCGGCTGCAGCTGGATCATGTCCGACAGGACCTGCTCTCTGGCCCTGTGGCGCTGCTCtccagggcccagggcctggcaccctCTGGCCTGAGTG CCGTCGTGGCTCCTGCTCCCACCACGCCTCGGTGCAGCCAGCCGCTGGCCGGCCTGGGCCCCTCGCACCTCCACGCCAAGCTGGTGCTACTGAAACACACAGCTGCGCAG